The genomic stretch ATACATTCCACTATTTCTGCCGAAACAGGACATCACGGGGAATCAGAGAGTGGAGAAAAAAAAGAGCATAAACATTAATTGTTTTGTTTATTATATTTGCAAAAATAATTTGTAAATTTGCTTGATTTTTTGAAATAAATGAATATAATAGAACTAATAAGAATAAATTATATTTGAGGTGCAATATGCCGAAAACAGTTACTTTAAGATTAAATGAATCTATTTACAGGAAAATAAGAGATTTTGCAGAACAAGATAATAGGCCGTTATCAAATTTTATTGAAACCGCAACCATGAGGTATATGGAACAAATTGAGTATGTTGATGATTTCGAGATGGATGAAATTATAAGAGACATCAGCCTGAATCAAAGTATAAAAAAGGGGATAAAAGACGCTAAGTTGAAAAGGGGCAGATTCATTGACTTATAAAATATTCGAAACGGAAGAGTTTTCTAAGAAACTGAAAGAAATTGATAAAAAGGGCCAACGATTTATTGAGTCAAAATTGAAAAGTTATATTTACCCTCAATTGGCGCAAAGGCCTCAATATGGGAATAATATTAAAAAGT from bacterium encodes the following:
- a CDS encoding CopG family transcriptional regulator, with protein sequence MPKTVTLRLNESIYRKIRDFAEQDNRPLSNFIETATMRYMEQIEYVDDFEMDEIIRDISLNQSIKKGIKDAKLKRGRFIDL
- a CDS encoding type II toxin-antitoxin system RelE/ParE family toxin, with product MTYKIFETEEFSKKLKEIDKKGQRFIESKLKSYIYPQLAQRPQYGNNIKKLRGYVPDTWRYRIGNFRVFYIINEEEKVVDILSIKPRKTAYD